The nucleotide sequence TCGGATCGGCCTCAACGGCCCGCTCGTACATTGCTTCCGCCGCCGGGTAATCCTGCTTCTGATTCTTCAGAAAGACGGCGTAGTTGCCCAGATTGTCCGCATGCTTCGGATCGGCCTCTACAGCTCGTTCGTACATTGCTTCCGCAGCCGGGTAATCCTTCTTTTGATCAGCCAGAAAATTGGCGTAGTTGCCCAGATTGTCCGCATGCTTCGGGTCAGCCTCCACGGCCCGCTCGTACATCGCTTCCGCTGCCGCGTAGTCCTGCTTCTGATTCACCAGAAAGACGGCGTAGTTGCCCAGATTGTCCGCATGCTTCGGGTCAGCCTCCACGGCCCGCTCGTACATTGCTTCCGCTGCCGCGTAGTCCTGCTTCTGATATGCCAGAAAATTGGCGTAGTTGCCCAGATTGTCCGCATGCTTCGGGTCAGCCTCCACGGCCCGCTCGTACATCGCTTCCGCTGCCGCGTAGTCCTGCTTCTGATTCTTCAGAAAGACGGCGTAGTTGCCCAGATTGTCCGCATGCTTCGGATCGGCCTCTACAGCTCGTTCGTACATTGCCTCCGCAGCCGGGTAATCCTGCTTCTGATATGCCAGAAAATTGGCGTAGTTGCCCAGATTACGCGCATGCTTCGGATCGGCCTCCACAGCCCGCTCAAACATCGTCTCCGCCGCCGGGTAATCCTGCTTCTGATTCTTCAGAAAGACGGCGTAGTTGCCCAGATTGTCCGCATGCTTCGGGTCAGCCTCCACGGCCCGCTCGTACATCGCTTCCGCTGCCGCGTAGTCCTTCTTTTGATCAGCCAGAAAATTGGCGTAGTTGCCCAGATTGTCCGCATGCTTCGGGTCAGCCTCCACGGCCCGCTCGTACATCGCTTCCGCTGCCGCGTAGTCCTGCTTCTGATTCTTCAGAAAGACGGCGTAGTTGCCCAGATTGTCCGCATGCTTCGGGTCAGCCTCCACGGCCCGCTCGTACATCGCTTCCGCTGCCGCGTAGTCCTTCTTTTGATCAGCCAGAAAATTGGCGTAGTTGCCGTAAGCATCTGCCCTTTCATTATCCGTCTTTGCCAGCTGAAGAGCTGTATTGAACCGATCTTCTTCACCTGCTAACTCAGCTTTCTTTAAAATATCCTCGGTAATCCTGTCCAGTTCTCCAAAAATAAGAAGATACGCCTGCCTGAGTAAATCGCTATTCCCGGCAAATTGCTTAAACATCAGACGAATGACATCTTGGGGATTCTCTTTTGCTATTTCTTGAAACTTGCCACGCTCTTCATCAAAAAGTTTATAAAATTCGCTAAACTGAAAAATAGATAGCTCTTCCAATGCCGAACTGCTCACCCGTAACTTTTCAAATACATTAAGCGAAAGCGATAACTCCAACAAATTGATAAAACTATCAGCATTAAAATCAATCTCATCCCGATCGACTAAGCTATCCTGAGCACTGACCCTATAAGAGAGAAAAACCAGTTCCCAATCCACCAAACTATTCCGAATGCAGAGTCGATGCAGGGCGGCAATCCGGCGTTGATCTGTTTCACCGGATAGCGGCAGTTCTCCTGAATAGCCAGTAGGAAAATGATTAGCATTAATAAAATCAGCACTCTCTCTGAGTGTCTCCGTCTCCGGCACTGCATACTCAGCCAAGAACTCCTGAAACCAAATCCGCCACAACAAGGGCGCACAAATCTTCGCCAGAAAGTTCCTATCTTCTTTACCCAGCGGCTCCACCACCTTCTCAGCCAAACCATAACAGGAAACATGCTCCTCCAGCCCTTTCTCCGACCAATGATTCAGCAACCCAAAATTATCCAACCGCTGCAGGGCCGTTGCCGGATCAGCAATCCCGGCCTTGGGGCCAGCCTGAAGCAACAGCTCTTCCGGCACAGGAAAATCAAACAGGGTCAGCAATCGCAACAACTGCAACTCCGTATCACTCAAGGCCCTGCTGTACACCTCCAAGGCAATACGCTGCAAATACTTGTCCAGATCATCGCCAGACGAGTCACTCTGCTCCGTTTGCGTGGCCCGGTAATCGCCAATCCTTTCCAAAGCCCGGTCAAGCGCGACGGTTTCCCCTTTGAGCAAGGGCTGAAAAAGCAGATGCTGCAAACCAGGATTGCCTTTGCCTGCATCATAAATCCGTTGCAAATACTGGCTATCCTGCTCACCTTCCTCTCTTTCCCCCTGAGCCGTCTCCTGCAAGGCCAGCCAGTGCATTTTCAGCTCAGTTTCTGTCATATCCGGCACATTAATCGCCTTCAGCCTTGCGGCCACATCATCGCCACAACGATTCTGCACAACAAATTTATAACGGGAAGTGAGCAGTAGACGGGATTCGGTATCGGCCTCATCAAAGGCTTCAATAATGGCGGTCAAGGTTGCCTGATAATCCAGTTTCACTTTAGCTTCTTTCCGATCACCAGACAGCTCTTCCAGGACATGCTGCTCCAGATCATCCAGAACCAAAAGAATTGGCTGCTGATCAAACACTCCTTCCAGCAGGTCGACCAGAACGTCTTTGAAATCTTCAGGTTGTTCCTGCACCTGAGCAATGAGTTTCGGGAAATCAACCTTCTCTTTCGCCCCTCTTGCCGCAGCCCCCAGAGTTTGCAGCACATCAAAGGACTGATACTTCCTGTACAGCACAGCCGTCTTAAAGGGATCTTCCAGACGGTCCGCAATCCGTGCAGCCAGGCTTGATTTGCCGCTCCCGCCGATGGCATAGAGCAGCACACCGGCATAGTCCCGTTCCGCAAAGACCCGAAGCACCTCCTTGGTCTGCCGCCGCCTGCCCACAAAGGTCTCCCGGCTGGCGACCCGTACCTCCTGCTTTTCCTTGTCCAACAATTCATGGCAGGGCCTGCCCTTGCGCCGTTGGCTTTTTGGCTTTGCTCTCGAAACCAGAGGTTCTCCACCCTGCGCACTGAGGCAGCAACGACCCAGGTGCCAATGGGTATATCCCTTCTCCAATAAAGCCTGTCGGGCACGAGCACAGGCATCAGGCACGGTTGCCTGTCTCTGAAGGGCCTGATAGAAATATTCAGCAAAAACTGTTGCATCCTCATCAGCCACAGCACCGTCCCAACCAACGATGTTGCCAATACCCAAACGGGCCAAGTCAATCATAAGGGAATGCCTGTCCTGATGATTTGCACTATGACAGGCTGAGAGAAACAGGGTGCTGAACTGCTCATGCAGGCGCAGCCGACCGAAGTCATGGGCCGTTGCCGTCATCAGCCCAAATTGTTCATCTTCCAGATGCAGGACAAAACCGCGTTCAGCATCAAAACTGCCATGACAGGAAAGATGGAGCACATCACAATGATTCGCCTCGGAGAGGCGACGGCTCAACGCCTCAAGGTTGCCGGACTCATCAACCAGGAGATTGAGGTTTCTATGGTTTCTGGTCGCGGTGAAGATGGCCCGTTCTTCAGCTTCATAGTTCAGCCCACTGTTTAATCCGGGGTCAGCCGCCATAAAGGCCAGGGTCAAATCTTTATAACGGGGCTGGAGAGGAGCTGAGGAAGGTTGGCCCACCCGACGAATCACTTCAAAGGGCACCACATCGTCTGTGAGAAACTGATTATTCTCAGCCAGGACTTCCCAGGGAAGATGGAGGAGAAGTTGCTGTTCCGGGGTGGGATTCGCATCGCTAAAAACAGTTAAACAGCGTGAACCTGTTGCATTCAGCCAGAGTCGTGTTTCAGCTGGTTGGGTATTGATGACAGCAAACAGGGTCTGGCCGATTACCAACAGCGCAGCTGTATCGTCGGATTTCTGAAGGTCATGGTATTGATCACAGCAGGCTTGCAGTTCAGCGATAAGGGTATCAGTCAGCTTAACAGACACCGCTGGTCGCTCACCAAACGTACAAACCAGCTTCTGTTCAATGATGTTGACTGTCAGTTCCATACCATCCTCGCTCTCTTCAAAAGCACCTCAGCTCAATCACCCCTTACGCATCAAGGCCGGATAATCCTCGCGCAGGAAATTATGGAGCAGCACCGGCCCAACACCGGTCATGATGGATTCGGGATGAAACTGCACGCCCTCCACATTCAGGGTCTTATGGCGTATACCCATCAACTCACCTTGATCTGTATGAGCTGTGGCCTCAAGGCAATCCGGCAGAGTGGATTCCTCCACCACCAGGGAATGGTAGCGCATGCCGGCAAAGGGATTCTCCAGACCGTAGAACACCCCGCGACCATCGTGGTGCATGGGACTGGTCTTGCCGTGCATCACCCTACCCGCTCGGATTACCTTGCCACCAAAGGCCTCGCCGATGGACTGATGCCCGAGGCAGACCCCGAGGATAGGAATCTTACCGCTGAAATACTGGATGGCCTCCACCGAGATTCCCGCTTCCTTGGGGGTACAGGGACCAGGGGAAATCAGCAGACGGGCCGGTGCCATATCAGCAATTTCCTGCACCGTGATCTTATCATTGCGAAAGACCCGGATATCAGGCTGCTGCCAGTCCGCAGGTGCTCCCGGAGGAGCCGCCGCTAAGGTTTGAACAATATTAAAGGTAAACGAATCGTAGTTATCAATAATAATAAGCACGGCTATAGCCCCTGTTCAGCAAGTTCGACAGCCCGACGTAATCCTCGGGCCTTATTGACCGTTTCCTCGAATTCTTTTTCCGGCACAGAGTCAGACACAATACCTGCCCCGGCCTGAATCCAGAGATCATTATCCTTCATAAGAAAGGTACGGATGGTGATGCAGAAATCCATATTGCCGGAAAATCCAAAATAGCCTACAGCCCCGGCATAAGGACCGCGCCGCTCCGGCTCCAGCTCCTCAATAATTTCCATTGCCCGGACCTTGGATGCCCCACTGACAGTACCTGCCGGAAAACAGGCCTCCAGCACATCAAACTGATCCTTCCCTTCTGCCAGTTGCCCGTGGACCCCAGAGACAATATGCATCACATGACTGTACTGCTCAACAACCAACAGATCACCGGTGACCACGGAGCCACCTTCAGCTACCCTGCCCACATCATTACGGCCCAGATCCACCAGCATCAGGTGCTCAGCCCGCTCCTTGGGATCGGCCAACAGCTCCTCTTCCAACTCCTTATCCTCCTGCGGGCTTGCACCCCGCTTCCGGGTCCCGGCAATGGGCCGAAGCTCAATCTCACTATCTTCCAGGCGCACCAGAATCTCCGGTGACGAGCCGATCAGGATACTCTCATCCAGGCGAAGATAGAAGAGATAGGGACTGGGGTTGATATGACGCAGGGAACGGTAGAGGAGCAGGGGATCAAGCTCGGTCTTGGCATGAAAACGCTGGGACAGCACCACCTGAATGATGTCACCGGCCAGGATATACTCCTTGGCCCGCTCCACCATACCAACAAAACCTGCCTCATCCATATTGGAGCTAAAGCTATGCGGGGGTGACGCAGCGGCATGCGCCACCAAAGAGGTCGGCAAAGGTCGCCGGATCAGCTCAATAATCCTCTCAATGCGCTGGCATCCGTCCTGATAGAGGGCCGTGGTATCTGCTGACTCTGCCCCCTTGCCGGGCACTACATTACAAACCACAGTCAGGGTTTGGTTGACTGCGTCGTGAATCAGCACCAACCGAGGCACAATGAAAGAGGAATCAGGAAAATCAAGGGGGGGATGTTGATCCGGGATCTCTTCAATAAAACGAATCATATCATAGCCGAGGAATCCGACCGCTCCGCCGTAGAAACGGGGCAACCCCGGTGCAGTACTGGCATTGAAGGAGGCCAGCAACGCACGCAGTTCCTGGAACGGATTCACTCCCTCCCGAATATCCTCAACCTCGGAACCGGCTTGACGCAAGGTCACGGCATCGCCAACAGAGGAAAAAGACAGCAGCGGGTCCAGGCCGATAAAGGAATAGCGACCCCATTTTTCCCCACCCTCCATGGATTCAAAGAGAAAAGCGTGTTTTTCCTTTTCCGCCACCTTGGCAAAGACGGTCAAAGGGGTATCAAGATCTGCGACAATTGTCCGATGAAGAGGGACAAGACCTGCCTGTTCCATCATCTCGGCAAAGGATTCCAAGTCAGGAGAATACATGATTACCTATCAACAAATACTGTGAGCAAAAAGCGTTCGCTACTTCGGTGGCACCCACCTCACAGGCGATGCAGCAGCAATGAGCGCAGCCTCAAACAAAAAAAGCCACGGAAGTCCAGCTTCCATGGCTCATAATCCTTCTATGAAATCAGAGGATTCCCTGGGAATATTCCCTGGGGAAATCGGTCAACCGATAGGCATCATACGATTGACGCGTCCGGTCAGCCTGGAAATCTTACGGGATGCTGTCTTCTTATGAATAGTTCCCTTTCCGGCAGTCTTCTGAATAATGGGTATGGCAACCTTCAGGGCTTCCTGAGCTGCATCCTCAACCCCGGCCACCAGGGCCTCTTCAACACGGCGTACAGCTGTGTTCATTTTTGATTTATTCATCCGATTACGCAGACGACGTTCCTGGGACTGCTTATGCCTCTTGATTGCTGACTTATGATTCGCCATGAAAACTCCTTGATGCTGTCTATAAAGTATTCTATAAAATATAATCCTGAAAGCTATCACTTGCAGATAGCTGCTTATGACAAAAAAACAGAACGATCTTCCTTAAACCGGGGGGATTTCTTTTCCCAGAGAAATCCATTGTAAAATAAACTATACCGTATAGCTGAATAAATCCCTCTTGTCAACTCTATTTGCAGAACAACGCGTTTTTCGCTGACTTTTCTTCGAAAAAATTTTCTTTAAAAAAACTTCTGGCTGCAGAGAAGGGTTTATTCTTTCTCATGTGCAAAATCAAGTTGCGCGCCGATTGCACCGGTAAAATTAGTTGAGTCAAGCAAGGCCCCTTGCAACTGGGCGCCAGTAAGGTTGGCATGGGTAAAATCAGCAAGGTAGAGATCTGCCGCCCGCAGGTCTGCATTATACAAATTTGCGTTGGTGAAATTGACCCCTTTCAGGTTTGCCGAGCGAAGGTCAGTCCCTTCCAGCCGGGCACCACTGAGGTCTGCCCGTTCCAGATCCACCTCTTCCAGGTCTTCCTCCCGCAGTTCAGCCCCGGCGAGGTCACAGGCCACGCAACGCCTCTCTTCAAGCAATTTATCGATCAGCCCCTGCAATCGGGCTCGACTCTGGGCAAAGGTCTCGACGGTATAGGCCCCAAGCTGCTGTTCTGCCCCTTGCTTATTGACCTCGGGAACGAGGGGGACTTGAGCGGGAGTGGTTGCTGCTTCTTTTTCAGGCTCGGGCCCCTGCTCAGCCCCTTGCTCGCTTAGCGAGGCCTGGGCCGTCGGCCGAACTTCCTTTTTTTCCTGAGCAACTTCCTCGACTTCACCAGCTTCATCGGCTTCATCGGCTTCATCGGCTTCAGTGACGGCCTCTGCTGCCTTTTTCTTCTCCGCACTATCAGAGTCAAACAGAGAGGTAAAGGTATCCCAGAGGCTCAGCTCTGCCCCTCTGTCCTCAGCCCCACCTTCTTTTTGCCCGGACGCGGTATTGATCACCGGAATTTCATCAAGCCCGGTCGTTTGCTTCTTGGTTTGTTTCTTGGCCAGCGCCGAATCAGGCTGGGTCTTCTTCTGCACCGGGGGGGCTATCTGAGCATCCTCGATAGGGACCAATTCCTTCGAGCGCAGTGTTGTTGCGGCCCTTCCCGCAATATCAGGGAGGGCTACCTTTTTTTTTTCTTCCAGTCCCTGATCCGCCTCAGATAATCCAGGGGGTGCAGGCAGTTCCGGTTCCACAGGGGGCTCTTCAACGACCGAGATATCGGCGGAAGGCATACTATCTTTTTCCTCAGAATCAGAAGCGGCTGTCTCAGATGCAGCTTCAATTCCTCGCTCTGGGCTTATCAGTTCCTGAGGAGGAGCTTGCATGGTTGAATCAGGAAGTACAACCTCCTCCTCAGCCCTCTCCACATCCTGGGGAGGTTCTGGCAGCGTACCTGCTTCCTGTTTAGGGAGAACCTCAGGCAGTTCTTCAGGTTCATAGGGCTTTTCAGGAGTAATTTCCTGATCCATAAGCGCCTCTTTCAGATAGGCCCCAGCCAGCTGCGCATCGGTCAGATCAGCGCCCCGAAGATCAGCACCAGCAAAATCCGTTCCTCCAAGGACAGCACCCCGCAGGACAGCGTTATGCAGATTGGCCTTGGATAAATTTGTCAGGCTGAGCTTGGCACCCGAGAGATCAGCTCCCTGCAGATCAGCCCCCTGCAAATTCATTCTGGTTAAGACCGCCCCTCGCAGATCACAACGGGGGCATTGCTTGGTTGTTACCAGCCGGTTAAAGTTCTTCTGGATATCCTGATCAGAAGCCCCCAGAGATTCAGCTGACGCAGCTGTGCCACAGAGCAGCAGACACGCGCAAAGATACATATAGTTATTTTTTTTCATTCTCCTTCCCCGTGCCGACAGCTGCCATTTGATCCCGTCTTCCTCCTGCTCAATACGCAGCGGACTTCGCTTGCAGAGCCATCATTCTCTTCAGCTTGTCTCTTTGGGCCAGACAAGATTACTGTATATCCATCCAGTTAACTCAGGATGGCTTATCTTGAACCAATTCCCCTCAGTTTCTACTTTTTTCAGGATAACATCGCGAACCACCTTACCGACCTTATCATAGTTTGTGCCAGGACCTGATCGAACATTCCCTTCATCAGCTCGTACAATAACATAGGGCGTTTTGGCAACAAGACCGGCATAAATCCAGCCCTTATCGTTCTCATAATCACTGACCTTGATCCATTTCTTGTCCCGCTCCAGCACCTTCAGCGGATAGCCTGCAGGCAGCTGAAAGAGGATCTCATGGCTGGTCGTTGGGCCAGAACGGAGATTCACCCCATCTTTGACAACTGATACAAACTCAGCAGCTCCGGCAACTCCAGTCAGCATCGTTGCCAGCACCACTGTTAGAATACAGACTCTCATGCCCTCCTTAAAAAATCGGTATCGCATTAGATTCTCCTTATTTTTACCACTTTTCTTTCTCAGATTTTTCTTTCAAAATTCTCAGCAACTGTAAAGTACAAGAGGAACTCTTGGTTGCCTTTTGCTCCACAGATCGTCGATGCAACTTCCCCTCGACAGCCCAGCCCTATTTCCTCGGCAAATTGTTTCACCGAGTCTATGGCCTCTTGATGCAATGTACGTTCCCGCACAACCCCCCCGGTCCCGACCTTATCCCTGGCAAGCTCAAACTGCGGCTTGACTAAGGCCAAAATGCGAACAAGCCCACCAAACAACGGCAAGAGCGGTGGCAGCAAGGAACGCAAAGAGATAAATGAGGCATCCAGGACGACCAAATCCAGGGGCTCAGGTATATGTTGACGGGTCAGATAGCGGGCATTGGTCCGTTCATGCAGAATAACCCGTTCATCCTGGCGCAACTTCCACGCCAGTAGCCCGTAGCCCACATCCACGGCATAGACACGGGCTGCCCCATTCCAGAGTAAGCAATCAGTGAACCCTCCGGTTGAGCAACCAATATCAGCGCACACCCACCCTGCCGGAACAATGCCCAACTGCTTAAGACCACCAGCAAGTTTTTCCCCGCCTCGGCTAACAAAAGGGGAACTTTTCCGCACCCGAACCTCACTGTCCTTCGGGACCAGGCTTCCTGCCTTATAATCAGTCCTGGTGTTGACAATGACCTGGCCTGCCCCTATCAGGGCCTGTGCCTTTTTCAGATCAACAGCCAATCCGCGTTCGATCAGCAACTGATCCAACCGTTTTTTTTTTGGCAAGAGGTTACCTGCTACAGGCTTTCCAAGCGTTGCCGAGCTACCCCGGCCTCTCTACTGTTCGGGTAATCAGCGGTCAACTTGGTATAGATAATCTTGGCGGTCTCATGGTCGGTCAGCTTCTCAAACGACATGCCCTGTCGGAGTAATGCAGCAGAACTATGAGGATTTCGCCTATAATTTGAAATCACCTTTTGATAATCAAGAATGGCCAAATCATACTCACCCAGATTAAAAAGGCACTCTCCCATAAAATACAAAGTCTTGGCAGCCTGATCATCAGCAGGATGTCCTGCCAGGACCTGCTCAAAGACCTTGTACGCTGATTTATAGTCCTTGGCCTTAAACTGGGAAATCCCCTGCTCAAGTAAACTCTCCCTCATATCCAATTGCTGTCTCTGCGGTGGATGCTCCATAACAGAGGCTTGTTGCTGTACCGGAACCTCCTGCACCTGCTGGACCTGCTGTCGCGGTTGCCGCCTGGTTACAATCTCTTTCTGTTTTTGCGGCATAATCGTGGGGCGCGATGAGGCATTCACAATGGGTTGGTTAATCCGCAACTGGGTTTGCGGCGGCGGCGCAGAGTCCACCACAGCTCCGTAGTTCTTCCGAACCTTTCTATTGCTTGGCAGTAAAATCGTGTTTTCGCTCTGTCGATCTTGTGTGGCTAATACAGCTCTTCTCTTAGCCTGCTCTGCCCTCTCTGCTGCCTGTCGCGCCTTCTTTTCAGCTGCATAGACCCTGGACTGACTCAGCCTCTGAATATTGCTGGACAATTTATTAATCTTTGACTCAAGGGTCTGAATAAGCTGCTCATTTTCCCGGCGAACATGGACGCTTTCCGAGCGGACCTGATCACTCTCAGAACGGATCTGCTGATTTTCCCGGCGTAGCTGTTGCAAGGCCTCTTCCAACTCATCAATCTTTTGCGCATCCTGCTCTCGCTTTCGACTAATCGCCTCTAAATTTTCCTCGGTTATGGTCCGAAACTCACGGGTCTCCTCAGCTACGTTGTCCAACTGGGTTGAGGATTCAGCTGTTCGCTTCAAGACCTGATTTGTGGTATTGGCTTCAACTTCCTTAACTTTCTGGTTCATGGTACGAAGCTGATAATTCAACCTTCGTACATCGTCCACACTTGCGCATTGGCAAAGCAGGAGAGCCGAGCAGCTGGCAAACGCAATAGCTTGTATTTTTTTCATATCCCTTTCCTTATATATACAGCTGAGTTAAAAGTTTTTTCTCGTATTTTTCATTCACCAGGTTCAATGCAGACGAGGTGACCAACGCGGATAGGACTGATTTCCCTCCAGGGAGAACAGAGGGCGGATCCCCTCTCCGTTGGCTTGCGCAACGTAAATTTCCATTTTGCCATTGAGCTCCCGAGAAAAGGCGAGCAGCCTGCCGTCAGGAGACCAACTCGGAGACTCATAGCTCCCGGCACCTGAGGTTATCCGAGTAGACTGACCTCCACTCACCGGAACAGTATAAATATGATATCGCCCCTGGACAAGGCGAGTATAGACAATTTTATCTCCCTGAGGTGACCATGACGGCTCAACATTCTCTTTCCCCTCAAAGGTCAAGCGCTGCACCTGCATGGTTTGCAGATTCATAATATAGACCTGGGGCCTGCCGCTCCGGTCAGAAACAAAACAAATGGCCCTGCCGTCTGGAGAAAAGGACGGGGAAACATTGATCCCGGCCCGTTTTGTCAAGCGACTGATAACGTTTCCTTCCATATCGATCAGATAGAGATCTGGATTACCGTCCTTACTCAGGGTAACAACAGCCGTCCGGTTATCTGGTGAAAATGCCGGGGCCAGATTCATACCCCTGCGCCTGGACAAGGTACGGGTCTTTTTATTCTGATCCAGGTCCATCAGGTAGAGATCCTGATTGCCCCGATGGTAGGAGGTATAGGCCAGCCGGGTTCCGTCCGCTGTAAAACGCGGTGAGACACAGAGATGGTGATGCCGGGTTATCTGACGCACATGGCGTCCAAACACATCAGCAAGATAAATCTCCTTACGCCCTGTTTTATCAGAGACAAAGGCAATGGCCGATCTGGCGACTCCTGGCTCACCGGTAAACTCCTCAACCATCGCGTCAACAAGGCGCAAGACCATGTCCTCCCGTTGGGATGAACTGCCTTTATAGCTTTTGGCCGCGAGCTTATCTCCGCTCATGACATCAAGCAGACTGCCAGCAACGCTCATTCGCTCTCCTGACAGCATATAGTTGCCCGTAACGACATAATCTGCTCCAAGGGCCCGCCAATCGGGCTGACGCTGCCCTTCATAGCGGTGAGGATCCAGAATGCGCACAAAACCATGAAGCCATAACCCCTCCTCCATAATTCGGGCAAGATCACGGCCTGTTGCGGTATTCTGATCACCTCTTCCATCAACAAAGGAAGGGATAGCAATGACAAGCTTACGTACTCCAGAACTGGCAATGTCCAGATAAATCCGTTCAGCCGAAGCAGTAGGAACGGAAAAAAAGACATTCACCATCAGAAGTGAAAAGAGTGCACAGCAGCGAAGCAAGGGTCGGAAGAGATTCATGACATGCATAGCAAAAAGAAGTGAGTTAAAAACAACAAACACGGGTTATTGGGTGCGTTGTTACAATGCCTATGAAAAGCAATCATAGGGCCAAGCCCTGCGGGGTGAAATTCAACGCAAATTCCAGAGTCGGTGTATTGATAAGAGCAGGAAAACCAGGAAGAGGCGCTGAGCTCTGGAGGGCCTTGACCACGGATTGATCAAAAAAACTATCCCCGGATTTCTGCTCAA is from Candidatus Electrothrix sp. GW3-4 and encodes:
- a CDS encoding SH3 domain-containing protein, which gives rise to MRYRFFKEGMRVCILTVVLATMLTGVAGAAEFVSVVKDGVNLRSGPTTSHEILFQLPAGYPLKVLERDKKWIKVSDYENDKGWIYAGLVAKTPYVIVRADEGNVRSGPGTNYDKVGKVVRDVILKKVETEGNWFKISHPELTGWIYSNLVWPKETS
- a CDS encoding tetratricopeptide repeat protein; amino-acid sequence: MELTVNIIEQKLVCTFGERPAVSVKLTDTLIAELQACCDQYHDLQKSDDTAALLVIGQTLFAVINTQPAETRLWLNATGSRCLTVFSDANPTPEQQLLLHLPWEVLAENNQFLTDDVVPFEVIRRVGQPSSAPLQPRYKDLTLAFMAADPGLNSGLNYEAEERAIFTATRNHRNLNLLVDESGNLEALSRRLSEANHCDVLHLSCHGSFDAERGFVLHLEDEQFGLMTATAHDFGRLRLHEQFSTLFLSACHSANHQDRHSLMIDLARLGIGNIVGWDGAVADEDATVFAEYFYQALQRQATVPDACARARQALLEKGYTHWHLGRCCLSAQGGEPLVSRAKPKSQRRKGRPCHELLDKEKQEVRVASRETFVGRRRQTKEVLRVFAERDYAGVLLYAIGGSGKSSLAARIADRLEDPFKTAVLYRKYQSFDVLQTLGAAARGAKEKVDFPKLIAQVQEQPEDFKDVLVDLLEGVFDQQPILLVLDDLEQHVLEELSGDRKEAKVKLDYQATLTAIIEAFDEADTESRLLLTSRYKFVVQNRCGDDVAARLKAINVPDMTETELKMHWLALQETAQGEREEGEQDSQYLQRIYDAGKGNPGLQHLLFQPLLKGETVALDRALERIGDYRATQTEQSDSSGDDLDKYLQRIALEVYSRALSDTELQLLRLLTLFDFPVPEELLLQAGPKAGIADPATALQRLDNFGLLNHWSEKGLEEHVSCYGLAEKVVEPLGKEDRNFLAKICAPLLWRIWFQEFLAEYAVPETETLRESADFINANHFPTGYSGELPLSGETDQRRIAALHRLCIRNSLVDWELVFLSYRVSAQDSLVDRDEIDFNADSFINLLELSLSLNVFEKLRVSSSALEELSIFQFSEFYKLFDEERGKFQEIAKENPQDVIRLMFKQFAGNSDLLRQAYLLIFGELDRITEDILKKAELAGEEDRFNTALQLAKTDNERADAYGNYANFLADQKKDYAAAEAMYERAVEADPKHADNLGNYAVFLKNQKQDYAAAEAMYERAVEADPKHADNLGNYANFLADQKKDYAAAEAMYERAVEADPKHADNLGNYAVFLKNQKQDYPAAETMFERAVEADPKHARNLGNYANFLAYQKQDYPAAEAMYERAVEADPKHADNLGNYAVFLKNQKQDYAAAEAMYERAVEADPKHADNLGNYANFLAYQKQDYAAAEAMYERAVEADPKHADNLGNYAVFLVNQKQDYAAAEAMYERAVEADPKHADNLGNYANFLADQKKDYPAAEAMYERAVEADPKHADNLGNYAVFLKNQKQDYPAAEAMYERAVEADPKHARNLGSYANFLAYQKQDYPAAEAMYERAVEADPKHARNLGNYAVFLVNQKQDYAAAEAMYERAVEADPKHARNLGNYAVFLVNQKQDYAAAEAMYERAVEADPKHARNLGNYAVFLVNQKQDYAAAEAMYERAVEADPKHARNLGNYAVFLVNQKQDYAAAEAMYERAVEADPKHARNLGNYAIFLDVYKNDYAAAEKMYQRAVEVSREDANLLGNHARLLFVRGERSKAIKMLERAEQLQENEEPDLSVELAFYRYAHCQPQPINPLKQLLLDDVRSLGWNLEDNVRRAEQDGHPNPALLTALAKVISDDDPIETLEQFPEWSEAHD
- the trpE gene encoding anthranilate synthase component I — encoded protein: MYSPDLESFAEMMEQAGLVPLHRTIVADLDTPLTVFAKVAEKEKHAFLFESMEGGEKWGRYSFIGLDPLLSFSSVGDAVTLRQAGSEVEDIREGVNPFQELRALLASFNASTAPGLPRFYGGAVGFLGYDMIRFIEEIPDQHPPLDFPDSSFIVPRLVLIHDAVNQTLTVVCNVVPGKGAESADTTALYQDGCQRIERIIELIRRPLPTSLVAHAAASPPHSFSSNMDEAGFVGMVERAKEYILAGDIIQVVLSQRFHAKTELDPLLLYRSLRHINPSPYLFYLRLDESILIGSSPEILVRLEDSEIELRPIAGTRKRGASPQEDKELEEELLADPKERAEHLMLVDLGRNDVGRVAEGGSVVTGDLLVVEQYSHVMHIVSGVHGQLAEGKDQFDVLEACFPAGTVSGASKVRAMEIIEELEPERRGPYAGAVGYFGFSGNMDFCITIRTFLMKDNDLWIQAGAGIVSDSVPEKEFEETVNKARGLRRAVELAEQGL
- a CDS encoding aminodeoxychorismate/anthranilate synthase component II; the encoded protein is MLIIIDNYDSFTFNIVQTLAAAPPGAPADWQQPDIRVFRNDKITVQEIADMAPARLLISPGPCTPKEAGISVEAIQYFSGKIPILGVCLGHQSIGEAFGGKVIRAGRVMHGKTSPMHHDGRGVFYGLENPFAGMRYHSLVVEESTLPDCLEATAHTDQGELMGIRHKTLNVEGVQFHPESIMTGVGPVLLHNFLREDYPALMRKG
- a CDS encoding pentapeptide repeat-containing protein, translated to MKKNNYMYLCACLLLCGTAASAESLGASDQDIQKNFNRLVTTKQCPRCDLRGAVLTRMNLQGADLQGADLSGAKLSLTNLSKANLHNAVLRGAVLGGTDFAGADLRGADLTDAQLAGAYLKEALMDQEITPEKPYEPEELPEVLPKQEAGTLPEPPQDVERAEEEVVLPDSTMQAPPQELISPERGIEAASETAASDSEEKDSMPSADISVVEEPPVEPELPAPPGLSEADQGLEEKKKVALPDIAGRAATTLRSKELVPIEDAQIAPPVQKKTQPDSALAKKQTKKQTTGLDEIPVINTASGQKEGGAEDRGAELSLWDTFTSLFDSDSAEKKKAAEAVTEADEADEADEAGEVEEVAQEKKEVRPTAQASLSEQGAEQGPEPEKEAATTPAQVPLVPEVNKQGAEQQLGAYTVETFAQSRARLQGLIDKLLEERRCVACDLAGAELREEDLEEVDLERADLSGARLEGTDLRSANLKGVNFTNANLYNADLRAADLYLADFTHANLTGAQLQGALLDSTNFTGAIGAQLDFAHEKE
- the rpsT gene encoding 30S ribosomal protein S20, which translates into the protein MANHKSAIKRHKQSQERRLRNRMNKSKMNTAVRRVEEALVAGVEDAAQEALKVAIPIIQKTAGKGTIHKKTASRKISRLTGRVNRMMPIG